A region from the Vicia villosa cultivar HV-30 ecotype Madison, WI linkage group LG3, Vvil1.0, whole genome shotgun sequence genome encodes:
- the LOC131658361 gene encoding uncharacterized protein LOC131658361, with product MRQNNDSGKEDWNSLWRIKAPSRTKHLLWRICRGCLPSRIRLRQYQVPCPSDCQLCGNNNEDDWHVFFDCDTTIQCWRTTGLSDLLEPRLHTFSDVKSLIIDICRSEDRMVAGRFAVMMDVIWKNRNDFIWHNEKEEASKLGMIAFHNWQNWLTAQRFQGRENTHQNITSWNPPMEGWLKWNVDAGFNNHFGPTNRGRCVRGKQGNFIIAGVAWDIGTLSILEAEASALKEAIEGPIALHLTILSSKVILNRLFKASTPITMVDLSLV from the coding sequence ATGAGGCAAAATAATGATAGTGGGAAGGAGGATTGGAATAGTCTTTGGAGAATTAAAGCCCCATCTAGAACCAAGCATCTATTGTGGAGGATTTGTAGGGGATGCTTACCATCGCGTATCAGGCTTCGTCAATATCAGGTACCTTGCCCATCAGATTGCCAGCTTTGCGGAAATAATAATGAAGATGATTGGCATGTGTTTTTTGATTGTGATACAACTATTCAGTGTTGGAGGACAACAGGTTTGTCGGATCTTCTAGAGCCCCGTTTACATACTTTTAGTGATGTAAAGTCTCTAATTATTGATATATGTAGATCGGAAGATAGGATGGTTGCTGGTAGATTTGCAGTTATGATGGATGTGATTTGGAAGAATAGAAACGATTTTATTTGGCATAATGAGAAAGAGGAAGCATCCAAACTGGGTATGATTGCCTTTCATAATTGGCAGAATTGGCTTACAGCACAAAGATTTCAAGGGAGAGAGAATACTCATCAGAATATCACAAGTTGGAATCCGCCAATGGAAGGATGGTTAAAGTGGAATGTGGACGCGGGGTTTAACAATCACTTTGGGCCTACTAATAGGGGAAGGTGTGTTCGTGGTAAACAGGGTAATTTCATTATTGCAGGTGTAGCTTGGGATATCGGTACCCTCTCCATCCTTGAAGCAGAAGCTTCCGCCCTTAAAGAAGCTATTGAAGGACCTATAGCTTTGCACTTGACAATATTATCTTCGAAAGTGATTCTCAACAGGTTGTTCAAGGCATCCACTCCAATCACAATGGTGGATCTGAGTTTAGTTTGA
- the LOC131661927 gene encoding LIM domain-containing protein WLIM2a-like yields MSFIGTQLKCKACEKTVYPVDQLSADGTSYHKACFRCTHCKGTLKLSNYSSMEGVLYCKPHFEQLFKEHGNFSKNFQSPAKPADRPTPELTRSASKAAGMFSGTQEKCATCGKTAYPLEKVTVESQAYHKSCFKCSHGGCPITPSNYAALEGILYCKHHFSQLFKEKGSYNHLIKSASIKRAAASVPES; encoded by the exons ATGTCGTTTATTGGTACTCAGCTGAAGTGTAAGGCGTGTGAGAAAACGGTTTATCCTGTTGATCAGCTTTCTGCTGATGGTACTTCTTACCATAAAGCTTGCTTCAGATGCACTCACTGCAAAGGAACTTTAaag CTGAGCAATTATTCTTCAATGGAAGGTGTTCTTTACTGTAAACCTCATTTTGAGCAGCTCTTCAAGGAGCATGGCAACTTCAGCAAGAATTTTCAGTCAC CTGCAAAACCAGCTGACAGACCAACTCCTGAGCTG ACAAGGTCTGCTAGTAAAGCTGCTGGCATGTTTTCTGGGACACAAGAGAAGTGCGCTACATGTGGCAAAACTGCATATCCATTGGAGAAG GTAACAGTGGAAAGCCAGGCCTATCACAAATCATGTTTCAAGTGTTCACACGGTGGTTGTCCTATAACTCCATCAAATTATGCAGCCCTTGAGGGAATTTTGTATTGCAAGCACCATTTCTCTCAGCTTTTTAAGGAGAAAGGAAGCTACAATCATCTGATCAAGTCTGCATCAATCAAACGTGCAGCAGCTTCCGTTCCAGAATCTTGA